One genomic segment of Gossypium arboreum isolate Shixiya-1 chromosome 3, ASM2569848v2, whole genome shotgun sequence includes these proteins:
- the LOC108474436 gene encoding uncharacterized protein LOC108474436: protein MDDAFGSGQKDERGEDKSLQNLDNNRDMSGENGTDYSELKLKKLARRVSPQHALILSVGKRLEAGKSLMKDSFLPSIFSVGNTVPRHVVTLDEKYLRRCLELIFINAAKAAQCNISVNLSSVEMSILSDGLNSPNIGDEDACDFQRFVFDCPLAVGTGGVVIRPVGQWVSSKTGSWSMVNILKSPLLQKFGASDVRPSSNAVKRSVSYDFMNSPGSFSNYSSHKLGSETPISKIRKYGSETAHKQRVSESSTDSTCSDQSFSSTSTAISRGMLQCTWKGGIPYFVFSLDNRKEVYVANLSKEGSARGKGPDFMYSFHSSKGSHKEHGISDDESHLVAKMKVMTSFSICPQGSKIMETEFVLFSGNETFNPEVQTLSYNHRKNKGIPKKVVEAFKSSHSSKPRTIPRLWSSSIVEDSSWGPCHDTENGPNSLNKMDLLEEEFSPNLELATIVVRNHLPKNPLPEVGGWGLKFLKKAGVTAAASVPCDCSLNTDDCSTSTDILVPAGIHGGPRNGGPSSLIERWRSGGHCDCGGWDLGCPLTVLRARASKQRGLPSTDTSEACKLFDFFVQGSKHGTPTLRIANVHDGLYFLHFQTTLSALQSFSIAVAYIHAQSPNFRQKNVKLSR from the exons ATGGAACGGATTATTccgaattaaaattgaaaaagctGGCAAGAAGGGTAAGCCCACAGCATGCTCTGATATTAAGTGTTGGTAAACGATTAGAGGCTGGAAAAAGTCTTATGAAGGATTCATTTCTTCCGAGTATTTTTAGTGTAGGCAATACAGTTCCGAGGCATGTAGTTACTCTAGATGAGAAATACCTTCGTCGCTGCCTggaattgatttttatcaatgcAGCAAAAGCCGCTCAATGCAACATATCCGTGAACTTGAGCTCCGTAGAAATGAGCATTTTATCCGATGGATTGAATTCACCTAACATCGGGGATGAAGATGCTTGTGACTTCCAAAGGTTTGTTTTCGACTGTCCACTAGCAGTTGGGACTGGTGGAGTAGTCATTCGTCCTGTAGGACAGTGGGTAAGTTCAAAAACAGGCAGCTGGAGTATGGTGAATATATTGAAGAGCCCGTTGTTACAAAAATTCGGTGCATCGGATGTCCGTCCAAGTTCGAATGCTGTTAAAAGATCAGTAAGTTATGACTTCATGAACTCTCCTGGTAGTTTCAGTAACTATTCCTCACATAAGCTAGGAAGTGAAACACCCATATCCAAAATTCGTAAATATGGATCCGAGACTGCGCATAAACAGCGCGTTTCTGAGTCAAGTACAGACTCAACATGCTCTGACCAGTCATTTTCTTCTACTTCTACGGCAATTTCACGGGGAATGCTTCAATGCACATGGAAGGGTGGGATTCCATATTTTGTTTTCTCCTTAGATAATCGGAAGGAGGTATATGTAGCCAATTTGTCAAAGGAAGGATCAGCTCGGGGTAAGGGTCCGGACTTTATGTACTCCTTCCATTCAAGCAAGGGTAGCCATAAGGAACACGGGATTAGTGATGATGAGTCACACCTTGTTGCTAAAATGAAGGTAATGACTTCTTTCTCGATCTGCCCCCAAGGTTCTAAAATCATGGAGACAGAGTTCGTTTTGTTTAGTGGTAATGAAACTTTTAACCCGGAGGTGCAAACTCTGAGCTATAACCATAGGAAGAATAAAGGTATACCGAAAAAGGTAGTGGAAGCATTCAAGAGCAGTCACTCATCCAAACCGAGAACAATACCGAGATTATGGTCTAGTTCCATAGTTGAGGATTCTTCTTGGGGTCCATGCCATGATACAGAAAACGGTCCTAATTCACTCAATAAAATGGATCTCTTAGAGGAAGAATTTTCACCGAATCTTGAATTGGCCACCATTGTTGTGAGGAACCATTTGCCTAAAAATCCTCTTCCGGAAGTTGGAGGTTGGGGCTTAAAGTTCCTCAAGAAAGCGGGGGTTACTGCAGCAGCCTCGGTTCCATGCGATTGTTCTCTGAATACCGATGATTGCTCAACAAGTACAGATATCCTAGTCCCGGCAGGCATTCATGGTGGTCCAAGAAATGGTGGCCCTTCTTCTCTTATCGAAAGATGGAGATCCGGTGGACATTGTGACTGTGGTGGTTGGGACTTGGGCTGTCCGCTGACCGTACTTAGAGCCAGAGCAAGTAAGCAGCGAGGTTTGCCTTCAACGGATACCTCTGAGGCATGCAAGTTATTCGATTTTTTCGTTCAG ggCTCGAAGCACGGTACCCCGACATTGAGGATAGCAAATGTTCATGATGGCCTGTATTTTCTTCATTTCCAAACAACACTCTCAGCCCTGCAGTCATTCTCCATTGCAGTGGCATACATCCATGCTCAAAGTCCAAATTTCCGACAGAAAAATGTAAAGCTGTCGAGGTAG
- the LOC108474508 gene encoding 60S ribosomal protein L23 has translation MSKRGRGGSAGNKFRMSLGLPVAATVNCADNTGAKNLYIISVKGIKGRLNRLPSACVGDMVMATVKKGKPDLRKKVLPAVIVRQRKPWRRKDGVYMYFEDNAGVIVNPKGEMKGSAITGPIGKECADLWPRIASAANAIV, from the exons ATGTCGAAGCGAG GACGTGGAGGGTCAGCTGGAAACAAGTTCAGGATGTCACTGGGTTTACCAGTGGCAGCCACAGTGAACTGTGCTGATAACACTGGTGCTAAGAACCTTTATATCATCTCGGTGAAAGGAATCAAGGGCCGTCTCAACCGGTTGCCCTCTGCTTGTGTTGGAGATATGGTGATGGCTACCGTCAAGAAAGGGAAGCCTGATCTCAGGAAGAAGGTTTTGCCTGCTGTCATTGTGAGACAACGCAAGCCATGGCGCAGAAAGGATGGTGTTTACATGTACTTTGAAG ATAATGCGGGTGTCATTGTGAATCCAAAAGGAGAAATGAAAG GTTCTGCTATAACTGGTCCAATTGGGAAGGAGTGTGCCGATCTTTGGCCAAGGATTGCAAGTGCAGCCAATGCTATTGTTTAG
- the LOC108474698 gene encoding eukaryotic translation initiation factor-like, giving the protein MASEAAVEVNAISAAAPEAATTTGAEKQPHKLERKWTFWFDNQTGHKQGAAWGTSLRKVYTFDTVEEFWCLYDQIFKPSKLPGNADFHLFKAGIEPKWEDPECASGGKWSVTSNRKANLENMWLETLMALIGEQFDEADEICGVVASVRPRQDKLALWTKTATNEAAQMGIGRKWKEIIDVNDKITYSFHDDSRRERSAKGRYNV; this is encoded by the exons ATGGCAAGCGAGGCGGCTGTGGAAGTTAACGCCATATCGGCGGCGGCGCCAGAGGCGGCAACAACAACAGGGGCAGAGAAGCAACCACATAAGCTCGAGAGAAAGTGGACCTTTTGGTTTGATAACCAAACAGGGCATAAACAAGGCGCCGCTTGGGGTACCTCTCTACGCAAGGTTTACACATTTGACACCGTAGAAGAATTTTGGTG TTTGTATGATCAAATATTCAAGCCCAGCAAGTTGCCCGGGAATGCTGACTTCCACTTGTTTAAGGCCGGAATTGAGCCCAAATGGGAAGATCCCGAGTGTGCTAGTGGAGGAAAGTGGTCTGTCACTAGCAACAGAAAGGCTAATCTCGAGAATATGTGGCTTGAAACC TTGATGGCATTGATCGGGGAGCAATTCGATGAGGCGGATGAGATTTGTGGTGTAGTTGCCAGCGTACGCCCAAGGCAGGACAAACTTGCATTATGGACCAAGACAGCAACGAACGAAGCTGCTCAG ATGGGCATCGGGAGGAAGTGGAAGGAGATCATTGACGTCAACGATAAAATTACTTATAGCTTCCAT GATGACTCGAGAAGGGAAAGATCGGCAAAAGGCCGATACAATGTTTGA